A region of the Exiguobacterium aurantiacum DSM 6208 genome:
TTGTTTTAAAAAAAGGAAAGAGTTACAGTTGTATGTAAATCGAAAATAAACCTTGAACCACGATTGGGGGAACGGTACACTGAGAACGTAAACAAAAGGGGGCTACTGGAATGGACGACAAGCATTTGAAACAATTGCTCGAGGAAGCGAAGACGATCGCCGTCGTCGGGATCTCCTCGAATCCGAACAAGACGGCCAACCAGATCGCGGACTATCTGCTGCTACAAGGCTACACGGTCATCCCGGTCAACCCGTCACTCGAGACGTGGAAAGGCCGCAAGGTATATCCGACCGTCGAGAGCATCCCGGGCCATATCGATATCGTCGACGTGTTCCGTCGCAGCGAGTATTTGGCCGGGGTCGCAGAGGATGCCGTCCGGCACGGGGATGTCGGTCTCATCTTCAACCAGCTCGGCCTCTCGAGCGCTGACGCGGAACGGATCGCCCGCGAAGCCGGGATCGATTACGTCGAGAACCGATGCATCTATGTCGAGCACGCCCGCTTGATCGGTTAAGACCTGCCTCCTTGGCAGGTCTCCTTTTTTTCACGTGTCTCGCGCGTGGAGGTAGGCTTGCCAGAATCCGAAAACAGCTATACAATAGGGTAGAAAAACGAACGTGTGTTCGAAATTGAGGTGACGAAGATGTCAACAGACTTATTTAATTACAACGAAGACGCCATTCAGGTGCTCGAAGGATTGACCGCTGTCCGAAAACGTCCGGGGATGTATATCGGCTCGACCGACCATCGCGGTCTGCACCACCTCGTCTATGAGATCGTCGATAACGCGATCGATGAGGCGCTCGCCGGCTTCGGCGGCCAAATCGACGTGACGATCCATCAAGATGACGCCATTACGGTGCGCGACCACGGGCGCGGCATGCCGACGGGGATGCACGCCTCGGGTAAACCGACACCAGAGGTCATCTTCACCGTCCTCCATGCCGGCGGGAAGTTCGGTCAAGGCGGCTACAAGACGTCAGGTGGACTCCACGGGGTCGGCGCCTCGGTCGTGAACGCACTCTCGAGCAAGGTGCTCGTCACGATCTATCGTGACGGCAAGGTGTTCGAGCAGACGTTTGCTGACGGTGGGATCCCGCAGACGACGCTCCTCGAGACCGGAAAGACCCGTCAGACGGGTACGAGCGTCTACTTCAAGCCGGACGCTTCGATTTTCTCGACGACGACATATAATTACGACACGCTCGCTGAACGGCTCCGTGAATCGGCTTTCCTGTTGAAAGGATTGACGATCACTCTGACGGACGAGCGCTCTGGAAAAGAAGAGACGTTCCATTACGAGGAAGGGATCGCCGAGTTCGTCCAATACTTGAACGATGATAAGGCGACGCTTCATCCGATCGTCTACTTCGAAGGTACAGAGAACGACATCGAGCTCGAGCTCGCCTTCCAGTTCACGGACGCCTATTCCGAGAACGTCCTCTCGTTCGTCAACAACGTCCGGACGCGGGACGGCGGCACGCACGAAGTCGGCGCCAAGACGGCGATGACCCGGATCGTGAACGAATACGCCCGCAAGAACGGTCTGTTGAAAGAGAAAGACAAGAACCTCGACGGCGGTGACGTCCGTGAAGGCTTGACGCTCATCGTCTCGGTGCGGATTCCGGAAGAGTTCCTCCAGTTCGAGGGGCAGACGAAGTCGAAACTCGGCTCGCCTGAGGCCCGTACGAGCGCCGATGGTGTCATGGCGAAGCAACTGACGATCTTCCTCGAGGAGAACCCGCAGATGGCGACGATGCTCATCAAGAAAGCGATCCGTGCCGCCCAGGCCCGCGAAGCCGCTCGCAAAGCGCGGGAAGAGGCGCGTAACGGCAAGAAGAAGAAACGTTCGAGCATCTTGAACGGGAAACTGACACCGGCGACGTCGAAGAACGCCGCCAAGAACGAACTGTTCCTCGTCGAGGGTGACTCGGCCGGCGGTTCGGCCAAACAGGGCCGTGACCGGACGTTCCAAGCGATCCTGCCGCTGCGCGGGAAAGTCATCAACTCGGAGAAGTCGAAACTCCAGGACATCATGAAGAACGAGGAGATCAACACGATCATCCACGCGATCGGTGCCGGTGTCGGCCACGACTTCGACCTCGAGGACTGCAACTTCGACAAGATCATCATCATGACCGACGCCGATACGGACGGGGCTCATATCCAAGTGCTCCTGTTGACGTTCTTCTTCCGTTATATGCGCCCGCTCGTCGAGGCCGGCAAAGTGTTCGTCGCCTTGCCGCCGCTCTATCGCATCTCGAAAGGGAAAGGCAAGTCGGAACAGTTCGAGTACGCCTGGGACGAAGAGGCGCTCGAGAAGCTCGTCAAAGTGTACAAGAAGGGCTATATCCTCCAGCGCTACAAAGGTCTCGGTGAGATGAACGCCGACCAGCTCTGGGAGACGACGATGAACCCGGACACACGGACGCTCATCCGTGTCACGGTCGACGACGCCGCCGTCGCCGACAAGCGCGTCTCGGTGCTCATGGGGGACAATGTCGCCCATCGCCGGGAGTGGATCGAGGAGAACGTCGCCTTCGGCCTCCAGGAAGATGATTCGATCATCGCCAATGAACACGTGACTAAAGCGATTGAGGAAGTGATGTAACGATGTCGACGATTCAACACATTTTAAACTTGTCGCTCGAACAGGTCGTCGGTGACCGTTTCGGGCGTTACTCGAAATATATCATCCAGGACCGGGCCCTCCCGGACGCGCGCGACGGGCTCAAACCCGTTCAGCGCCGCATCCTGTATGCGATGCACCATGAAGGCAACACGAACGAGAAACCGTATCGGAAATCGGCCAAGACGGTCGGGAACGTTATCGGGAACTACCACCCGCACGGTGACAGTTCCGTCTACGAGGCGATGGTACGCCTATCGCAGGACTGGAAGTTGCGCTACCCGCTCATCGATATGCACGGGAATAACGGCTCGATGGACGGCGACTCGGCTGCCGCGATGCGGTATACCGAGGCCCGGCTGTCGAAGATCGCCGGCGTCATGCTGACGTCGATCTCGAAAAACACGGTCGACTATACGCCGAACTTCGATGATTCGACCGAAGAGCCGCTCGTCTTGCCGTCGCTCCTCCCGAACCTGCTCATGAACGGGACGACCGGGATTTCCGCCGGTTACGCCACCGAGATCCCGCCGCACAACTTGACCGAGGTGCTCAACCTCGCCATCGCTCGTCTGAAAGGTCAGGTTCAGACGGCGACGGAAGCGCTCGAGTACATGCAAGGACCGGACTTTCCGTCCGGCGGGATCGTCATGGGACGCGACGGCATCTTGAAGGCGTTCGAGACCGGGAAAGGCAAAGTCATCATCCGTGCCAAATCGGTCGTCGAGCCGCTCAAGGGCGGCCGTGAACAGATTACGATCACCGAGCTCCCGTATGAGGTGAACAAGGCGAACCTCGTCAAGAAGATGGAAGAGCTCCGTCTCGACAAGAAAGTCGAAGGCGTCGCCGAAGTCCGTGACGAGACCGACCGGACCGGTGTCCGAGTCGTCATCGAGTTGAAGAAAGAGGCCGATGCGGAAGGGGTGCTCCACTTCTTCTTGAAGCACACTGACCTGCAGCTCGCCTATAACTACAACATGGTCTCAATCGTCAACCGAACGCCGAAACAGATGGGTCTGCTTCCGATCATTGACGCGTACTTGAAACACGTCGAAGAAGTCGTCACCCGTCGCACGACGTTCGAGCTCGACCAGGCGAAGAAACGCGCCGAGATCGTCGACGCGCTCGAACAGGCCATCTCGGTCTTGGACGAGACGCTCGAACTTATCCGTTCGGCAAAAGACAAGGCCGAGGCGAAACAGAAGCTCATGGCGCGCTTCTCGTTCTCGGACCGTCAAGCCGAAGCGGTCGTCATGCTCCAACTTTATCGGTTGACGAACACGGATATCGTCGAGCTCCAAAAAGAGGCGCAGGCGCTCCAAAAAGAGATCGCCCGTCTCGCCAACATCCTGAACGTCGACGCGACGAAACGGAAGCTCATCTCGAAAGAGTTGACGGCGCTCCGTGACGAGTTCGGCGATGCGCGGCGCTCGGTCATCGAGTCCGAGGTCGAAGAGTTGAAACTGAAGACCGAGGTCATGATCGCCGTCGAAGAGACGATGGTGTTCGTCAGCCGCGATGGCTACGTGAAACGCTCGTCGATGCGCTCATACGGCGCCTCGAGCGAAGAGATGCCGGAGATGAAGCAGAAAGACCGTCCTGTCCTTGTCACCCAGGCGATGACGACGGACCACTTGCTCGTCTGGACGAACAAAGGCAGCTACTTGCTCATTCCGGTCCATCAGATCCCGGAGTCGAAGTGGAAAGATGCCGGACAACACGTGGCCAACCTCGTTCCGATCGAAGGCGAACAAGTCGTCTCGGCCGATGTCGTCTCGACGTTCGAGACGGACGCGCACTGTCTGTTCGTCACGCGTGAAGGGATGGTCAAACGGACACCGCTCCGTGACTATGACGCCCAGCGTAAGTCAAAGGCGCTCATGGCACTCAAACTGAAGGGTGACGACGAGGTCGTCTTTGCCGGCATCAGTGACGGTCCAGGACAACTGTTCCTCGTCTCTGAGCGTGGCTATGGCCTCTGGTTCAAAGAAGATGACGTACCGGTCGTCGGCCAACGTGCCGCCGGCGTCAAGGCGATGAACTTGAAGGACGGAGACGTGGTCGCCGATGCGTTCGCCTTCTTCACTCCGCCACTGTTCGTCCTCGTGACGCAGCGTGGAGCGGTCAAGAAGATGAAGCTCGAGGACCAGTTCGACTGCACGAACCGCAACTTGCGCGGGACGATGCTCATCCGCGAGGTCAAGTCAAAACCACACCAGATCCGTCGTGTGTTGCCGGTGCATGGGGATGAGACGATCCACATCGTCGGCAAAGAGAAAGCGAAGACAGTCAAAGCGAAGCAATTGACACTCCTTGACCGTTACGCCAACGGCTCGTTCGTGTTTGATGAAGAGACGTTCGGAGAGATTGAGGACGTGTATCTCGATTAAGGATGACCCTGTACAACAGACGTTGTGCAGGGTTTTTTCGTTCCGCTATACTGAACTAAAGCATAATTGGAACTTATAGAAACCAAGATGAATTAAGGAGATGATTCCTTGCAAGAATTGCTGAACGACCCATACATGAACAACTATCCGGTGTTCCGCACGTTCTGTGAATTGAAAAGTCTAGTATTACGAAAACAGGCACTCGCTGCCTTGACCCCGTTTCTTAAAACGGTGGAGACATGGAGTTTTGAACAACGACAGGAATTCGTGAGCTGGCTATACACGCATGACGAATCGTCCGAGCGATCCGACTCCTATAATGTGTTCGTGTATTCGCTCGTCACGAACGTGCTACGTCCGACGCTGTTCGAGTGGAAGCAGCGCTTTCTAAACGACCCTCGCCCACATCGCTGGCTGCAAGAGTATGAACAGGCTTTCGCGCTCGGTGGAGTGACCGAACAGATTGCGGTCCAAGCGCTTATGGATAAAAAAATCCATGCACTTTGGTTCGCGTTTCATCACATTAACGAAGATCTCTATCTCGGGGAGGTCGATGAGGACAGAGGTATCATCATGGAAGCGAGACAGCTGAACCAGTCTGTATTGAGTGAAGAAAAGCAAGTGGAATATGAGGCAGAACTTAGTTACTATAGCGACTTGCTGGCGGATTGGGTGACCTACACTCAGACAGAGTCAAAAGACGAAAGCTTTCTCGACTGGTGTGAACGGAACGAACGAAATTATCCGTTCACGGAAAGCTATTATTATGAGGAGTAAATTAAAAGACGCTCAAGGGCGTCTTTTGCTGATTGCATTTTAGATTCCAGCCTCCATCAAATAGCGCTTCAAGTCGACCTGTTGCCGCAAATGATGCCGGGTATGCATCTCGATGAGGTTGTAAAACCGCCATGGAGAGCTTTGACGTCAAGGTTCGGCGAGCGGTTTTGATTCAGTAGAGGCGGGACAACGCTCGATTTCATCTGCATACTCTAAAGCCACTGCGATGATATGGTCGTACATCTGCCCGATTGACCAGACGCCCGTTGCTGCCTCGTAGCGCTGTTGCCGTTCGGTGTAACCGTTCAAGTCTGCTTTGAACTGGTATAACGCTGAGTCCGCCATGTCCGACCTCCTTCGTTTTGTCTTTGTCCAGTATGACACGGGGGCAAAAGACGAGATTTTCAAACGACGGCGACATTAAATTCTCCGAGGAGCGGGTATTCATATACAGGAACGAGAACTTCCTTTGGCGAAATGGATAAGCAGGACTAACGATGGAGGGATGTATATGTCAGAATGGCTCAGTTGGGCCAAACGGCTACACGCGTTGTCACAGGCAGGATTGACATTCACGAAAGACGAGTTCGACCGGGAACGCTATCTAGAATTGCAACAGATCGCGACCGAGATGTTCGAGCGGCAATCCAACCTCGCGCTTCAAGAGATTACGGAGTTGACGCACGTTGACGGTTATCCGACACCGAAGCTCGACGTACGTGGTGTCGTGTTCCAAGAGGACCGCTTGTTGCTCGTCAAAGAACGCTCAGACGGTCGTTGGACGCTCCCTGGTGGTTTCTGCGAGGTCGGACTGTCCCCAGCAGAGAACATCGTCAAGGAGATTGAGGAAGAGGCTGGTTTCGATGTCGTGCCAATCCGTCTCGTCGCTTTGTTTGATATGCATCACCATCCGCACCCGCCTTTGTCCCAACACTATTATAAACTGTTCATCGAATGCGAAGTGATCGGGGGCGAGGCGCAGGCGAGTCAAGAGACGAGTGACGTCGGCTTCTTCACCCGGGACGATTTACCGCCGCTCTCGCTTGCCCGCAATACGCTTGAACAGCTTCATATGTGTTTTGAGGCCCGTTGGCAAGACGACTGGGTCACCGTGTTCGATTAAGGGGAGGGGATGACTTGAAGGTCACACGTCTAGAACATGTTCACCAGCTGACGTTTTATGCACCAATCTTACCAATCAACGTGCAATTGATTGAGAAAGAACTTGGGCTCGTCTTGATCGATACCGCCTTGGAGCGGAACGCGGCAGACATCCTCGCATATATCGAGTCGCTTGGACAGCCGCTTCTCGCGATTCTGTTGACACACGCCCATGGAGACCATGTCGGGGGTGTCGATGCGATTTTGAAGGCCCATCCCCATGCGGAGCTATACGTCTCACGCCGGGACGCCCGGTTGCTCGATGGGGACCGAACGTTGGACCCGGACGAGCGGAATTTGAAAGTGAAAGGTTCTCTCCCGATGATCCACTCCTTGCCTGATAAGTTGCTAGATCCGGGGGAGCGTCTGTTTGGTCTGCGTGTTTATCCTGCTACAGGCCATACGCCGGGGTCTATCGCTTATTTTGACGAGGCCCACCGTATATTGTTCGCTGGTGACGCGTTTCAATCCCATGGGGGAGTCGCGGTGGCAGGGGATGTCAGACCGCTCTTTCCGCTCCCGGGGATGGCGACATGGGACAAGCGGGCAGCGGTCGAGAACGCCGAGCGGTTGATCGATTTGGCGCCGCGGCATACGTTCGTCGGTCACGGAGCTGAGATCGCCGGGACGCATCGATTGTACCGGGCGCTCAAACGCGCCAAACGCAAGCAAGCACGGTTATTCGCAAGATGATGCCGGAGGTGTAGGATGATGGAACTGCGAGAGATTCAGACAACACATTATCGTTCCGCGGAGCAAATGCTCGAGATTCAGCGAAACGCCTATGCGGTCGAGGCGGAATTGATCGGGTTTGATGAGATCCCGGCCCGATATGAGACGGTCGAAGTGATCCAAAACTTGCCGGGCACGAGTTATGGCTTGTATAACGACGAGCGGATGATCGGATTTATCACCATTGAAGCGGCCGAAAATACGGTCGAAGTCACGAAATTATGCATTGATCCGACGTATTTCAGGGCGAGGCTCGCGACGACATTGCTCGAACACGTGCTCAGCTTGCACGAAGATAAACTCGTCTACGTCCATACCGGAAAACATAACGGACCGGCGAAACGATTGTATACGAAACTCGGGTTCGAACCGAGCGCCGAGTTCGAACCTGAACCGGGTGTCACGTTGATTCGATTTACTCGGACGTGAATCCTGGCTCAACTTTCACATTCCGTCTCACTTCTTTAAGTATACTAAAGAATTGAGACGGAGTTTTATTTTCACTGATAATATATGTTATGTAAACTAATAAAAAAAGCAGAGAAAATCGATGTCAGATGTGACGTCTCTCCTCTCAGCTGCAACTCAGAAAATCTTGTACCAATACAACGTCATGTCGATGTTCGGATTGCCGGTCTGTTTGAGTGTATCGACACCGGCGAGCGCGAACCCTTCTTTCGCATAAAATCGACACGCGATCACGTTATCGTTCTGCGCTTCGAGTGACAATCCGAGCAACGATTGCTCTTTTGCCCACGTCTCTGCAACACCGATTAACAAATGACCGAGCCCGCTGTTTCGATACGCTTTCTGCACAGCGATGTTCTCGATATATGCAAAACGGTTCCAGTCTCTTGCGACACGGATTTGTCCGATACAAGTCGTCTCGTCGAATGCCAAGAATACTTGTTTGTCCTCACGATTGATGTACTCAGACCAGTCCAGTGAATCGTCCGGGAATCTCGTCTCATAAACTTTCTCATATAACTGTACCTCATACATCCAAACTCCGTCTCTATAGCTCGGAATGATTTTTCCGATGATTGGAAATGAATCATTTGCCTCGTTCACGACGCTGATGGAATCCTCAT
Encoded here:
- a CDS encoding CoA-binding protein, encoding MDDKHLKQLLEEAKTIAVVGISSNPNKTANQIADYLLLQGYTVIPVNPSLETWKGRKVYPTVESIPGHIDIVDVFRRSEYLAGVAEDAVRHGDVGLIFNQLGLSSADAERIAREAGIDYVENRCIYVEHARLIG
- the parE gene encoding DNA topoisomerase IV subunit B — encoded protein: MSTDLFNYNEDAIQVLEGLTAVRKRPGMYIGSTDHRGLHHLVYEIVDNAIDEALAGFGGQIDVTIHQDDAITVRDHGRGMPTGMHASGKPTPEVIFTVLHAGGKFGQGGYKTSGGLHGVGASVVNALSSKVLVTIYRDGKVFEQTFADGGIPQTTLLETGKTRQTGTSVYFKPDASIFSTTTYNYDTLAERLRESAFLLKGLTITLTDERSGKEETFHYEEGIAEFVQYLNDDKATLHPIVYFEGTENDIELELAFQFTDAYSENVLSFVNNVRTRDGGTHEVGAKTAMTRIVNEYARKNGLLKEKDKNLDGGDVREGLTLIVSVRIPEEFLQFEGQTKSKLGSPEARTSADGVMAKQLTIFLEENPQMATMLIKKAIRAAQAREAARKAREEARNGKKKKRSSILNGKLTPATSKNAAKNELFLVEGDSAGGSAKQGRDRTFQAILPLRGKVINSEKSKLQDIMKNEEINTIIHAIGAGVGHDFDLEDCNFDKIIIMTDADTDGAHIQVLLLTFFFRYMRPLVEAGKVFVALPPLYRISKGKGKSEQFEYAWDEEALEKLVKVYKKGYILQRYKGLGEMNADQLWETTMNPDTRTLIRVTVDDAAVADKRVSVLMGDNVAHRREWIEENVAFGLQEDDSIIANEHVTKAIEEVM
- the parC gene encoding DNA topoisomerase IV subunit A, producing MSTIQHILNLSLEQVVGDRFGRYSKYIIQDRALPDARDGLKPVQRRILYAMHHEGNTNEKPYRKSAKTVGNVIGNYHPHGDSSVYEAMVRLSQDWKLRYPLIDMHGNNGSMDGDSAAAMRYTEARLSKIAGVMLTSISKNTVDYTPNFDDSTEEPLVLPSLLPNLLMNGTTGISAGYATEIPPHNLTEVLNLAIARLKGQVQTATEALEYMQGPDFPSGGIVMGRDGILKAFETGKGKVIIRAKSVVEPLKGGREQITITELPYEVNKANLVKKMEELRLDKKVEGVAEVRDETDRTGVRVVIELKKEADAEGVLHFFLKHTDLQLAYNYNMVSIVNRTPKQMGLLPIIDAYLKHVEEVVTRRTTFELDQAKKRAEIVDALEQAISVLDETLELIRSAKDKAEAKQKLMARFSFSDRQAEAVVMLQLYRLTNTDIVELQKEAQALQKEIARLANILNVDATKRKLISKELTALRDEFGDARRSVIESEVEELKLKTEVMIAVEETMVFVSRDGYVKRSSMRSYGASSEEMPEMKQKDRPVLVTQAMTTDHLLVWTNKGSYLLIPVHQIPESKWKDAGQHVANLVPIEGEQVVSADVVSTFETDAHCLFVTREGMVKRTPLRDYDAQRKSKALMALKLKGDDEVVFAGISDGPGQLFLVSERGYGLWFKEDDVPVVGQRAAGVKAMNLKDGDVVADAFAFFTPPLFVLVTQRGAVKKMKLEDQFDCTNRNLRGTMLIREVKSKPHQIRRVLPVHGDETIHIVGKEKAKTVKAKQLTLLDRYANGSFVFDEETFGEIEDVYLD
- a CDS encoding NUDIX hydrolase, whose translation is MSEWLSWAKRLHALSQAGLTFTKDEFDRERYLELQQIATEMFERQSNLALQEITELTHVDGYPTPKLDVRGVVFQEDRLLLVKERSDGRWTLPGGFCEVGLSPAENIVKEIEEEAGFDVVPIRLVALFDMHHHPHPPLSQHYYKLFIECEVIGGEAQASQETSDVGFFTRDDLPPLSLARNTLEQLHMCFEARWQDDWVTVFD
- a CDS encoding MBL fold metallo-hydrolase — protein: MKVTRLEHVHQLTFYAPILPINVQLIEKELGLVLIDTALERNAADILAYIESLGQPLLAILLTHAHGDHVGGVDAILKAHPHAELYVSRRDARLLDGDRTLDPDERNLKVKGSLPMIHSLPDKLLDPGERLFGLRVYPATGHTPGSIAYFDEAHRILFAGDAFQSHGGVAVAGDVRPLFPLPGMATWDKRAAVENAERLIDLAPRHTFVGHGAEIAGTHRLYRALKRAKRKQARLFAR
- a CDS encoding GNAT family N-acetyltransferase → MELREIQTTHYRSAEQMLEIQRNAYAVEAELIGFDEIPARYETVEVIQNLPGTSYGLYNDERMIGFITIEAAENTVEVTKLCIDPTYFRARLATTLLEHVLSLHEDKLVYVHTGKHNGPAKRLYTKLGFEPSAEFEPEPGVTLIRFTRT
- a CDS encoding GNAT family N-acetyltransferase codes for the protein MRGFLDISIQTLNEDSISVVNEANDSFPIIGKIIPSYRDGVWMYEVQLYEKVYETRFPDDSLDWSEYINREDKQVFLAFDETTCIGQIRVARDWNRFAYIENIAVQKAYRNSGLGHLLIGVAETWAKEQSLLGLSLEAQNDNVIACRFYAKEGFALAGVDTLKQTGNPNIDMTLYWYKIF